One window of Diabrotica undecimpunctata isolate CICGRU chromosome 8, icDiaUnde3, whole genome shotgun sequence genomic DNA carries:
- the LOC140449197 gene encoding SCP2 sterol-binding domain-containing protein 1-like isoform X2 translates to MSNLKSDAIFEFIIDQVKADPSKAKSVGGVFLYNITKDGKQVKQWTMDLKNAKVFEGKPDGKPNTTLTISDDDFMLMAEGKLNPQQAFMKGKLKVTGNIMLAQKLAPLLKTNAKL, encoded by the exons ATGTCCAACTTAAAAAGTGACGCTATCTTTGAATTTATTATTGACCAAGTCAAGGCTGATCCCAGCAAAGCCAAATCTGTTGGTGGAGTCTTCTTGTACAATATTACAAAGGATGGCAAACAAGTTAAACAATGga CCATGGATTTGAAGAATGCTAAGGTCTTTGAAGGAAAACCTGATGGCAAACCCAACACAACCTTAACCATCTCAGATGACGATTTTATGCTCATGGCTGAAGGAAAACTGAACCCTCAACAAGCTTTCATGAAGGGAAAACTCAAGGTCACCGGAAACATCATGTTGGCACAAAAGTTGGCTCCTTTACTTAAGACCAATGCTAAACTGTAA